The proteins below are encoded in one region of Flavobacterium sp. IMCC34852:
- a CDS encoding transporter, translating into MLRIKSLLIVGFLLISTKQYAQYTDIINSNRPGKSMSAFSVGKTVIQAEGGLFGIQEKHDISRYEANGFGTELSVRYGAFFDQFEFNLETQYQYDWYTAPLVEDTRGGFKQFTLGAKYLVYDPFVQLKDDKPNVYSWKANHKFSWKQFIPAVAVYGGFNLNLGNNPFTFESDPVISPKLMVITQNHFGSKWVWVNNIIADKYMTDYPTLGWITTMTRGFNMRWSGFLEVQSYKSDFYADVLGRLGAAYLIRENIQLDAYLAKNIKDTPAIMHGGFGMSWRFDSNYETNYKRIKSEKEDKKMKDKKSKKDKGKKRKDEVELENTKP; encoded by the coding sequence ATGCTAAGGATAAAATCACTTTTAATTGTTGGTTTTTTGTTGATTTCAACTAAACAATACGCCCAATATACCGATATCATTAATTCAAATCGTCCCGGAAAATCAATGTCGGCTTTCTCTGTTGGAAAAACTGTAATTCAAGCTGAAGGCGGTTTGTTCGGCATTCAGGAAAAACACGATATATCTCGTTACGAAGCCAATGGTTTCGGGACAGAATTAAGTGTGCGATATGGTGCTTTTTTTGATCAGTTTGAATTTAATTTAGAGACCCAATACCAATATGATTGGTATACAGCACCTTTAGTTGAAGATACTCGTGGCGGATTTAAGCAGTTTACCTTGGGCGCCAAATATTTGGTTTATGATCCGTTTGTTCAGTTGAAAGATGACAAACCAAATGTGTACAGTTGGAAAGCCAATCATAAGTTCAGTTGGAAACAATTTATTCCGGCCGTGGCTGTTTATGGCGGTTTTAATTTGAATTTGGGTAATAATCCATTTACTTTTGAAAGCGATCCGGTGATTAGTCCGAAATTGATGGTGATTACTCAGAATCATTTTGGGAGCAAATGGGTTTGGGTGAATAACATCATCGCCGACAAATACATGACCGACTATCCAACATTAGGATGGATTACCACGATGACCAGAGGATTCAATATGCGTTGGTCCGGATTTTTAGAAGTTCAGTCTTATAAAAGTGACTTTTATGCCGATGTGCTTGGGCGATTGGGGGCAGCTTATTTGATAAGAGAGAATATCCAATTAGATGCTTATTTGGCCAAAAACATAAAAGATACTCCGGCTATCATGCATGGCGGTTTCGGAATGTCATGGCGTTTCGACAGTAATTATGAAACCAATTACAAACGTATCAAAAGCGAGAAAGAGGATAAGAAGATGAAAGATAAAAAATCTAAAAAAGACAAAGGTAAAAAACGCAAAGACGAAGTAGAATTAGAAAATACTAAACCATAA
- a CDS encoding DUF4834 domain-containing protein, producing the protein METASMPGFIRTILWIIAIYYIVKFLARLFLPVVAKKVVEKAAQQFQQQQQQYQQQQQAQNPKTEKPKEKKIVGDYIDFEEIK; encoded by the coding sequence ATGGAAACTGCATCTATGCCCGGCTTTATCAGAACTATATTATGGATAATAGCCATTTATTACATCGTTAAATTTTTAGCCCGATTGTTTTTACCGGTTGTAGCCAAAAAAGTGGTCGAAAAAGCTGCCCAACAATTCCAACAACAGCAGCAGCAATACCAACAGCAACAACAAGCTCAAAACCCTAAAACAGAAAAGCCAAAAGAGAAAAAAATCGTAGGTGATTATATTGATTTCGAAGAAATTAAGTAA
- a CDS encoding GTP cyclohydrolase: protein MITVIEANTKKLIQEYVKFPFTLYKNHPYWVPPLISDELETFDKTKNPAFTSAEAYFYLAYKDNKVVGRIAAIINWNEVNDQQKKKVRFGWWDVIDDIEVTKALLEKVYELGRTHNLEYVEGPMGFSNLDKVGVLTEGFDEIGSMITWYNFPYYKEHLEQLGYVKEKEYLENKFPFSNVKPELFLKANELIKSRYGLRALNFNNNKDIMPYVDKMFDLFNASYANLSSFVAITDVQKEYFKKKYISFINPEYIKFVLDKQDNIVAFSIVMPSFSRALQKANGKLFPFGFYHLLKAKKESKEVLFYLIGIDPEYQSKGVTAIIFNEYYNTFKQKGILQCVRTPELEDNHAIHNMWKHFDPVTFRRRRTYRLSL, encoded by the coding sequence ATGATTACTGTAATAGAAGCCAATACTAAAAAGCTAATTCAAGAATACGTCAAGTTTCCTTTTACGCTATATAAAAACCATCCTTATTGGGTTCCGCCATTGATTAGTGATGAACTAGAAACTTTTGATAAGACTAAAAATCCTGCGTTCACTTCGGCAGAAGCTTATTTTTATTTGGCTTACAAAGACAATAAAGTGGTAGGTAGAATTGCGGCTATCATCAATTGGAATGAAGTCAATGACCAACAAAAGAAAAAAGTGCGTTTTGGTTGGTGGGATGTAATTGATGATATTGAAGTGACCAAAGCCTTGCTGGAAAAGGTTTATGAATTAGGAAGAACTCATAATTTAGAATATGTCGAAGGACCGATGGGTTTTTCTAATTTGGATAAAGTCGGCGTTTTAACCGAAGGTTTTGATGAAATCGGTTCCATGATTACGTGGTACAATTTTCCCTATTATAAAGAGCATCTGGAACAATTGGGGTATGTAAAAGAAAAAGAATACCTCGAGAATAAATTTCCTTTCTCTAATGTTAAACCCGAGTTATTTCTAAAAGCTAATGAACTCATTAAGAGTCGTTATGGCTTAAGAGCGCTTAATTTTAATAACAATAAAGACATTATGCCATACGTAGACAAGATGTTTGATTTGTTCAATGCCAGTTATGCTAACTTGTCTTCTTTTGTTGCTATAACCGATGTTCAAAAGGAATACTTCAAGAAAAAATACATCAGTTTTATCAATCCGGAGTATATAAAGTTTGTTTTAGATAAGCAGGATAATATTGTCGCTTTTAGTATTGTGATGCCGAGTTTTTCAAGAGCACTGCAAAAAGCCAATGGGAAACTGTTTCCTTTTGGTTTTTATCATTTGCTCAAAGCCAAAAAAGAGAGTAAAGAAGTGTTGTTTTATTTAATCGGAATTGATCCTGAGTACCAAAGCAAAGGCGTTACAGCTATAATTTTCAATGAATACTACAATACTTTCAAACAGAAAGGAATTCTTCAATGTGTTCGAACTCCGGAACTCGAAGATAATCATGCCATCCACAATATGTGGAAGCATTTTGACCCGGTTACTTTCAGAAGAAGAAGAACCTACAGGTTGTCACTCTAA